Proteins co-encoded in one Capsicum annuum cultivar UCD-10X-F1 chromosome 9, UCD10Xv1.1, whole genome shotgun sequence genomic window:
- the LOC107841199 gene encoding F-box/kelch-repeat protein At3g06240-like, translating into MWNPTTRESRRIPRPNWSTSTERMRGSYNFCYLPCIDSYKILRRGPKAANSIMEDMTVDISSTKSNTWKSIDPFPPNCRYFSYRNIVMADGVVYMMQLRKNMINRTILCFCMEKEQIQEELLHPHKTEGAGSVLCGVGEKLGVTIIILGDNHRTLEYWLYSMETNLWNKILTISCPNNNNLRHLSFMKDREVLFRKDNNNSGFMAYNSTTQKLEQVNVAGIEGLYFSNFVTYVESVLS; encoded by the coding sequence ATGTGGAACCCGACCACTAGAGAATCAAGAAGAATTCCTCGTCCGAACTGGAGTACGAGCACTGAAAGGATGCGTGGTTCTTATAATTTTTGCTACTTACCTTGTATTGACAGCTACAAAATACTTAGAAGAGGACCTAAAGCTGCTAACAGTATCATGGAAGACATGACGGTTGATATATCTTCAACGAAAAGTAACACATGGAAATCGATTGACCCTTTTCCTCCAAATTGTCGTTATTTCTCTTATAGGAACATTGTTATGGCAGATGGAGTTGTCTATATGATGCAGCTGAGGAAAAATATGATTAATCGTActatattatgtttttgtatgGAAAAGGAACAAATACAGGAGGAATTATTGCATCCGCATAAGACAGAAGGGGCAGGATCTGTTTTGTGTGGTGTAGGAGAAAAACTTGGTGTGACTATAATAATATTGGGAGATAATCATAGAACTCTAGAATATTGGTTGTATAGTATGGAAACAAATTTATGGAATAAGATATTGACAATTTCATGTCCtaacaataataatttgagaCATCTGAGTTTTATGAAGGATAGAGAAGTGTTGTTTCGCAAGGACAATAACAACTCTGGATTCATGGCTTACAATTCAACAACACAAAAGTTGGAACAAGTTAATGTTGCTGGGATTGAAGGACTTTACTTCAGTAATTTTGTAACTTATGTGGAGTCTGTCCTCTCCTAA